From Ignisphaera aggregans DSM 17230, the proteins below share one genomic window:
- a CDS encoding bis(5'nucleosyl)-tetraphosphatase, ApaH (InterPro IPR006186:IPR004843~KEGG: iho:Igni_0634 metallophosphoesterase~PFAM: metallophosphoesterase~SMART: serine/threonine-specific protein phosphatase and bis(5-nucleosyl)-tetraphosphatase~SPTR: A8AA64 Metallophosphoesterase~PFAM: Calcineurin-like phosphoesterase), producing the protein MTGYLEESIARLRNIVDNYDEVVNTVINLRDLLIFEYNLMNRRLVHLREISRAIFVGDIHGDLDTLIELLRILDIDNELRRGTYLVFLGDYIDRGPYQLEVIMFLAILKSIWRDRIVMLRGNHEPPEWLPPSPHDFPEILMERFGYRKGLEIYETMKTIFDLLPLALYIPRKVLAVHGGPPISRVLRYDDINDIFSIENDKEAIEEILWSDPIDEDIEYVYSYRGAGKLWGRKITMLTLQKLGIELIIRGHEPSYEGYKFNHDNRVLTIFSMKGFYGNMGAACLRIDFDDKEWFKNIAKNIITI; encoded by the coding sequence ATGACTGGATATTTAGAGGAATCAATAGCTAGGCTTAGGAATATTGTAGATAATTATGATGAAGTGGTTAATACTGTTATAAATCTTAGAGATCTATTGATATTTGAGTATAATTTGATGAATAGAAGATTAGTTCATCTAAGAGAGATTTCTAGAGCTATATTTGTAGGAGATATACATGGAGATTTGGATACACTTATAGAATTGCTAAGGATTTTAGACATAGATAATGAACTTAGGAGAGGTACATATCTAGTATTCCTAGGGGATTATATAGATCGAGGACCTTATCAATTAGAGGTTATAATGTTTTTAGCTATTCTAAAGTCTATTTGGAGAGATCGTATAGTAATGCTAAGAGGTAATCACGAACCACCAGAGTGGCTACCTCCATCTCCCCATGACTTTCCTGAGATATTGATGGAGAGATTTGGATATAGAAAGGGTTTGGAAATCTATGAGACTATGAAAACAATCTTTGACTTATTACCACTAGCTCTCTACATCCCTAGAAAGGTATTGGCTGTTCATGGAGGACCACCAATTTCAAGAGTTTTGAGATATGATGATATTAATGATATATTCAGCATTGAGAATGATAAGGAGGCTATTGAAGAGATATTGTGGAGCGATCCTATAGATGAAGATATAGAATATGTTTATAGCTATCGTGGTGCAGGTAAATTATGGGGTAGGAAGATAACTATGCTTACACTACAAAAACTAGGTATAGAGCTGATTATTAGGGGACACGAGCCTTCTTATGAAGGCTATAAGTTTAATCATGACAATAGAGTTTTGACTATTTTCTCTATGAAGGGCTTTTATGGTAATATGGGCGCAGCTTGTCTAAGGATAGATTTTGATGATAAGGAATGGTTTAAAAATATCGCTAAAAATATCATTACAATATAG
- a CDS encoding conserved hypothetical protein (COGs: COG3357 transcriptional regulator protein~KEGG: sto:ST2144 hypothetical protein~SPTR: Q96YM8 Putative uncharacterized protein ST2144) — translation MNDIEDSIRKKITKVLESSPEPLDVDAIANIVGIENPREIYEHLRHIAKSIRRSNHTKALLMIPPKCRRCGYIFDLDEPKKPSKCPRCKSESIEPPRFIIRSTS, via the coding sequence ATGAATGATATAGAAGATAGTATTAGAAAGAAGATAACTAAAGTTTTGGAGAGTTCTCCAGAGCCATTAGATGTAGATGCTATAGCCAATATCGTTGGAATAGAAAATCCTAGGGAAATATATGAACATCTTAGACATATTGCAAAAAGTATTAGGAGATCTAATCATACAAAGGCTCTATTAATGATACCGCCAAAATGTAGAAGATGTGGATATATATTTGATCTCGATGAACCAAAAAAGCCCTCTAAATGTCCAAGATGTAAAAGTGAATCGATAGAACCTCCCAGATTTATAATTAGATCTACTAGCTAG
- a CDS encoding conserved hypothetical protein (KEGG: dth:DICTH_1752 hypothetical protein), giving the protein MSLADHYRYFLTMLFWALILEIIVIVYYAASSLYDRFEFALTLFLFIITVIAIAIIIRNIRKELREHIIPTT; this is encoded by the coding sequence TTGAGTCTCGCAGATCATTATAGATACTTCTTAACTATGCTATTCTGGGCCTTAATCTTAGAGATAATAGTAATTGTATACTATGCTGCATCTTCATTGTATGACAGGTTTGAATTTGCGCTAACATTATTTTTGTTCATAATAACAGTTATAGCAATAGCTATAATCATAAGAAACATTAGAAAAGAATTACGTGAACATATTATTCCTACAACCTAG
- a CDS encoding Methionine synthase vitamin-B12 independent (COGs: COG0620 Methionine synthase II (cobalamin-independent)~InterPro IPR002629~KEGG: smr:Smar_0416 methionine synthase II (cobalamin-independent)-like protein~PFAM: Methionine synthase vitamin-B12 independent~SPTR: A3DLL7 Methionine synthase II (Cobalamin-independent)-like protein~PFAM: Cobalamin-independent synthase, Catalytic domain) has translation MRSSHVGSFPLSYSDENIRRIIDDMAKIGLDVPPYPQLRSFIEIYLQPLEIHGVVYRNREFFFSREELLDLTKVRYFHIDDAEIAMKYIRERNIVFKGIRAPITGAFTLASRIYLSEDISKGISSTALANKDILKMFFIGFVENMVRYVAELGYNIIFIDEPSLSLVIGRRRMLFNYREEDIVEYLDRVSSIGGVEFGIHICGPIHRKILEVVAQAPRIRYISLEFHDTSENLEVIDRTIIEKYDKIISPGVVSAKKIQIEELDNILEILRKSYEKTGGRIDLISGDCGFGGFRGVLKDEEREYMVAIKKLENIVKAIKQFHIS, from the coding sequence ATGAGGAGTAGCCATGTTGGAAGCTTTCCACTTAGTTATAGTGATGAAAATATTAGACGTATTATTGATGATATGGCGAAGATAGGTCTAGATGTGCCGCCATATCCCCAGCTAAGAAGTTTCATTGAAATCTATCTCCAGCCGTTAGAAATACATGGAGTGGTATATAGGAATAGAGAATTTTTCTTCTCACGAGAAGAACTATTAGATCTAACAAAAGTTAGATATTTTCACATAGACGATGCAGAAATAGCGATGAAGTATATTAGAGAGAGAAACATTGTGTTTAAGGGTATTAGAGCTCCAATAACAGGGGCATTCACATTAGCTTCACGTATCTATCTATCGGAGGATATCTCCAAGGGAATTTCATCTACAGCTTTAGCTAATAAAGATATTTTAAAGATGTTCTTCATAGGATTCGTTGAAAATATGGTTAGATATGTAGCTGAACTAGGCTACAATATAATATTTATAGATGAACCATCGCTATCTCTTGTAATTGGCAGGAGAAGAATGCTGTTTAACTATAGGGAAGAAGATATAGTTGAATATCTGGATAGGGTAAGCAGTATAGGAGGTGTTGAATTTGGTATCCATATATGTGGACCAATACATAGGAAAATCCTTGAAGTAGTAGCACAAGCACCTAGGATAAGATATATAAGCTTAGAATTCCATGATACATCGGAAAATCTTGAAGTTATAGATAGAACAATTATTGAAAAATATGATAAGATTATATCGCCAGGTGTTGTTAGTGCAAAGAAGATTCAGATAGAGGAGTTAGACAACATCTTAGAGATATTGAGAAAATCTTATGAGAAAACTGGTGGTCGTATAGATCTTATCTCTGGTGATTGTGGTTTTGGTGGCTTTAGAGGTGTGTTAAAAGATGAGGAAAGAGAGTATATGGTAGCTATAAAGAAGCTTGAGAATATAGTCAAAGCTATAAAGCAATTCCACATATCTTAA
- a CDS encoding FAD-dependent pyridine nucleotide-disulphide oxidoreductase (COGs: COG0446 NAD(FAD)-dependent dehydrogenase~InterProIPR013027:IPR000103:IPR001327:IPR004099:IPR 006076~KEGG: pai:PAE2371 NADH oxidase (nox)~PFAM: FAD-dependent pyridine nucleotide-disulphide oxidoreductase; pyridine nucleotide-disulphide oxidoreductase dimerisation region; FAD dependent oxidoreductase~SPTR: Q8ZVB1 NADH oxidase (Nox)~PFAM: Pyridine nucleotide-disulphide oxidoreductase; Pyridine nucleotide-disulphide oxidoreductase, dimerisation domain), which translates to MNIVVIGGGAAGSAAAARAKRLMPNANVILIEATDMITHGPCGIPYFISGIVSSRDSLVTYTPEVFERERGIKVLINSEVIDIDIDKHFVEVVKKNNYTKEKIIWDKLIIATGAIPIIPRIPGIDLKGIYAIRHPAYVHHLRDELSNLRTISIVGGSYLGIEMAEALLELGKRVILFEKESSLLPASLDEDMAKIVADELIKKGVEVHLGEQVIGFDGRERVESIVTNVNSYRVDGVILAMGVKPNVSLAQKAGIKIGSTGAIEVNEFMETNIDDIYAAGDVAEKIHRITKRRTWIPLAPTANKEGVVAGANAARGRILRFPGVIGTAITKFYDLYIARTGISEKEAKTLNIKYEAKMIRAKTKAHYYPSSKDVYIKMIIESSSSKIIGVQIVGWDPIVAGYIDIVAIAIERGVTIEDLFFSDLSYMPATAPVWHPLIVAARVLSKGIL; encoded by the coding sequence TTGAATATAGTAGTTATTGGTGGTGGAGCTGCAGGTTCTGCTGCAGCGGCACGAGCAAAGAGACTTATGCCTAATGCTAATGTTATACTTATTGAAGCTACTGATATGATTACTCATGGTCCTTGCGGTATACCGTATTTCATTTCTGGTATAGTTAGTAGTAGAGATAGTCTTGTCACATATACGCCAGAGGTATTTGAGAGGGAGAGGGGAATCAAGGTTTTAATTAATTCAGAGGTTATAGATATAGATATTGATAAACATTTTGTAGAGGTGGTGAAGAAAAATAATTACACCAAGGAGAAGATTATATGGGATAAACTTATAATAGCTACGGGTGCCATACCCATAATACCGAGGATTCCAGGTATAGATCTTAAGGGTATTTATGCCATTAGACATCCAGCATATGTACACCATCTTAGGGATGAGTTATCTAATCTGAGGACTATTAGTATTGTTGGTGGTAGCTATCTAGGTATAGAGATGGCTGAAGCTCTTTTAGAGCTGGGGAAAAGGGTTATATTGTTTGAAAAAGAGAGTAGCTTGCTTCCAGCATCATTAGATGAGGATATGGCTAAGATTGTAGCTGATGAACTCATAAAGAAGGGGGTAGAGGTTCATCTAGGTGAACAGGTTATAGGTTTTGATGGAAGGGAACGAGTTGAAAGTATTGTAACTAATGTGAATAGCTATAGAGTTGATGGTGTTATCCTAGCTATGGGGGTTAAACCCAATGTTTCTCTAGCTCAAAAAGCTGGTATAAAAATTGGATCTACAGGTGCTATAGAGGTTAATGAGTTTATGGAGACTAATATAGATGACATATATGCTGCTGGAGATGTAGCTGAAAAAATACATAGAATTACAAAGAGAAGAACATGGATACCTCTAGCACCTACAGCTAATAAAGAAGGTGTTGTTGCTGGTGCAAATGCTGCTAGAGGAAGAATACTAAGATTTCCAGGAGTCATAGGTACAGCTATTACAAAATTCTATGACTTGTATATTGCTAGAACTGGTATTAGTGAAAAAGAGGCAAAAACTCTAAACATTAAATATGAAGCGAAGATGATAAGAGCGAAAACAAAGGCTCACTACTATCCATCCTCTAAAGATGTATATATCAAAATGATTATAGAGAGTAGCAGTAGTAAGATAATAGGTGTACAGATCGTGGGGTGGGATCCTATTGTCGCTGGATATATAGATATTGTTGCAATAGCTATTGAGAGGGGGGTGACTATAGAAGATCTATTCTTCTCAGATCTAAGCTATATGCCTGCAACAGCTCCTGTATGGCATCCATTAATAGTTGCTGCAAGAGTATTATCAAAGGGTATATTGTAG